The proteins below come from a single Vicinamibacterales bacterium genomic window:
- a CDS encoding ATP-dependent Clp protease adaptor ClpS — MPYNEEPSGQTRERVRSVSKEPPRYRVLLHNDDYTTMEFVVKVLESVFHRSPAEAYRIMMQVHSQGQGLCGIYPYDVAETRALTAQDLARHEGFPLQTSIEKE, encoded by the coding sequence ATGCCATACAATGAAGAACCCAGCGGTCAAACGCGGGAGCGAGTCCGGTCGGTCTCAAAAGAACCACCTCGGTATCGTGTGCTGCTTCACAACGATGACTACACCACTATGGAGTTCGTTGTGAAAGTGTTGGAGTCGGTGTTCCATAGGTCCCCCGCCGAGGCCTACCGAATCATGATGCAAGTGCATAGCCAGGGCCAAGGGCTCTGCGGCATCTATCCCTACGACGTCGCCGAGACCAGGGCCCTTACGGCACAGGACCTCGCCCGTCACGAGGGCTTTCCGCTACAAACCTCCATCGAGAAAGAATGA